The Salvelinus fontinalis isolate EN_2023a chromosome 31, ASM2944872v1, whole genome shotgun sequence genome has a window encoding:
- the LOC129829373 gene encoding serine/threonine-protein kinase SBK1-like → MIELGLADGSLIDELMALMAQSLSHLEIKEHFNIIKEIGRGKYGKVLLVTHRCRGTPMALKVMPKASTKLQVFLREYCISLHLSCHPCIVGLFGIAFQSNEHYGFAQELVIGRDLFAVIQPKVGIPESAVKRCVLQIASALEFIHEHGLVHRDIKPENILLLDSHCCRVKLADFGLAQTRGTLIRFISGTLPYMAPELCAVALEEGQKEVTAPPLSVEPSLDTWAFGVVIFCILTGYFPWERCVTSDDFYQEFADWCQAPTVEEVPPLWKRFTPAAMEMFSRLLELNANNRCTVGEVRSYVEKDWLMPTLVDTNGLQPENGKVSATCSTPSVCRSSPVHQEVE, encoded by the exons atgatcgaGCTGGGCCTTGCTGATGGCAGTCTGATTGATGAACTGATGGCGCTGATGGCTCAGAGCCTGAGCCACTTGGAGATCAAAGAGCACTTCAACATTATCAAGGAGATCGGCCGGGGGAAGTATGGCAAGGTTCTGCTGGTCACCCATCGCTGCAGGG GAACACCGATGGCTCTTAAAGTGATGCCAAAAGCCTCCACCAAGCTCCAGGTATTCTTACGGGAGTACTGTATATCCTTGCACCTATCCTGCCACCCCTGCATCGTAGGTCTCTTCGGAATCGCCTTTCAATCTAATGAGCACTATGGCTTTGCCCAGGAGCTTGTTATTGGGAGGGACCTTTTTGCAGTCATCCAACCAAAA GTGGGTATCCCAGAGAGTGCAGTGAAGCGCTGCGTCCTGCAGATTGCCAGTGCCCTGGAGTTCATCCACGAGCACGGCCTGGTCCACCGCGACATCAAACCTGAGAACATCCTGCTGCTGGACAGCCACTGCTGCCGGGTAAAGCTGGCTGACTTCGGCCTGGCTCAGACGAGAGGCACTCTGATTCGCTTCATCTCCGGCACGCTGCCCTACATGGCCCCAGAGCTGTGTGCCGTTGCCCTGGAGGAGGGCCAGAAGGAGGTGACAGCGCCCCCGCTCAGCGTGGAGCCAAGCCTGGACACCTGGGCCTTCGGAGTGGTCATCTTTTGCATTCTCACCGGCTACTTCCCCTGGGAGCGCTGCGTGACCTCAGATGACTTCTACCAGGAGTTTGCTGATTGGTGCCAGGCACCCACCGTGGAGGAAGTTCCACCCTTGTGGAAGAGATTCACCCCAGCTGCCATGGAAATGTTCAGCAGGCTGTTGGAGCTCAATGCTAACAACAGATGCACAGTAGGGGAGGTCAGGTCCTATGTGGAAAAGGACTGGTTGATGCCGACGCTAGTGGACACAAACGGACTGCAACCGGAGAATGGCAAGGTCAGTGCCACCTGCTCCACCCCTAGTGTGTGTAGGAGTAGTCCTGTCCACCAGGAGGTGGAGTAA